In one window of Desulforhabdus amnigena DNA:
- a CDS encoding CoA pyrophosphatase, producing the protein MAGMADLEGKDRVIPSVIENPSLLQSHILSVLQKNCNGKSLFQVEGCKGVASSSVMLLLGEQVVREGDPPEVCVILNKRSSMVPQPGDLCCPGGTVEKSLDPYLAKLLWLPGSPLFRWPYWEQFRSEQPQRARLMSLLLAAGLRESWEEMRLNPLFTRFMGPLPAQCLLLFHRIIHPMVGWVSWQKKFVPSWEVEKVVSIPLRSLFNRFQYARYRLYVPKSLEKEFHGGTKDFACFLYPHQGETEILWGVTYKIVTYFMDLLFGFKPPSMDRLPLVPGVLDENYMNGRQSASIFSARERNDGNGSGR; encoded by the coding sequence ATGGCAGGAATGGCTGACCTGGAAGGGAAGGATCGGGTAATTCCCTCTGTGATTGAAAATCCGTCGCTTCTTCAATCACACATACTCAGTGTGCTCCAAAAAAACTGCAACGGCAAATCCCTGTTTCAGGTCGAGGGGTGTAAAGGGGTTGCGTCTTCGAGTGTGATGCTGTTGCTCGGAGAGCAGGTCGTGCGGGAGGGAGACCCCCCCGAGGTTTGCGTCATACTCAACAAACGTTCTTCCATGGTGCCGCAGCCTGGAGATCTGTGCTGTCCGGGAGGAACTGTGGAAAAAAGCCTGGACCCTTATCTGGCGAAGCTTTTGTGGCTTCCGGGGTCACCTCTTTTTCGCTGGCCCTACTGGGAACAATTTCGATCGGAACAGCCGCAGCGTGCGCGCCTCATGTCCCTGCTGCTCGCGGCCGGCCTGAGAGAGAGCTGGGAGGAAATGCGCCTCAACCCTTTATTCACCCGATTCATGGGGCCCCTTCCCGCGCAATGCCTGCTTTTGTTTCATCGGATCATCCACCCCATGGTGGGCTGGGTTTCATGGCAGAAAAAGTTCGTTCCCAGCTGGGAAGTGGAAAAGGTGGTCTCCATCCCTCTGCGATCCTTGTTCAACCGGTTTCAATACGCCCGCTACCGGCTTTATGTTCCCAAGTCCCTCGAAAAGGAGTTTCACGGCGGCACAAAGGATTTCGCCTGTTTTCTCTACCCCCATCAAGGGGAGACGGAAATTCTCTGGGGCGTAACCTACAAGATCGTGACCTACTTTATGGATCTGCTCTTCGGTTTCAAACCGCCTTCAATGGACCGCCTGCCCCTCGTGCCGGGGGTGTTGGACGAGAACTATATGAATGGAAGGCAGTCGGCCTCCATTTTTTCCGCCAGGGAAAGGAATGACGGCAATGGCTCAGGTAGGTGA
- a CDS encoding HD domain-containing protein — MNSSVGRNIVNFFFELGMLKKTPRSGFQFLGSGRESVADHSFRVALIGYTLARMSENVDPFKIVSLCLFHDVPEARTGDMNYVNKRYVDVDEKKAIHHLAETLPFGDDFKALMEEYRENETQEAKLVHDADQLDLILELKEQSDLGNAYAPKWIHFALKRLRTNIAKELADQILQTDSTSWWFEGHDHWWHPHQEG; from the coding sequence TTGAATTCATCGGTCGGCAGGAATATCGTCAACTTCTTTTTCGAACTGGGAATGCTCAAAAAAACGCCCCGGTCCGGGTTCCAATTCCTCGGATCGGGGCGCGAATCCGTTGCGGACCATTCCTTCCGCGTCGCTCTTATCGGCTATACTCTGGCACGAATGTCAGAAAATGTGGATCCCTTCAAGATCGTATCCCTCTGTCTCTTCCACGACGTTCCTGAGGCGCGCACGGGAGATATGAACTACGTCAATAAACGTTATGTGGACGTGGATGAAAAAAAGGCCATCCACCACCTGGCGGAAACGCTCCCTTTCGGCGACGATTTCAAAGCTTTGATGGAAGAATACAGAGAAAACGAGACACAAGAGGCCAAACTCGTGCACGACGCCGATCAGCTGGACCTCATCCTGGAACTCAAGGAGCAAAGCGACCTGGGAAACGCTTATGCCCCCAAGTGGATCCATTTCGCACTGAAGCGCCTGAGAACGAACATCGCCAAGGAACTGGCCGACCAGATCCTTCAAACGGATTCAACCTCCTGGTGGTTTGAAGGCCACGACCATTGGTGGCATCCCCATCAGGAAGGTTGA